A genomic region of Oryza glaberrima chromosome 1, OglaRS2, whole genome shotgun sequence contains the following coding sequences:
- the LOC127758743 gene encoding uncharacterized protein LOC127758743, with amino-acid sequence MRTAAAKARCSVPFILAALAALSCVFLVHAAAVTTTTTSVVGYRRALLPREAAAVVMPTTSTAEDAAVVGMAGVEGELPVVADEAAAAAARRMDMQTTQDYPSSGANSRHDPRNPH; translated from the exons atgaggacggcggcggcgaaggcgcggTGCTCGGTGCCCTTCATCCTGGCGGCGCTGGCCGCCCTCTCCTGCGTCTTCCTCGTCCACG cggcggcggtgaccacAACCACCACCAGCGTCGTCGGCTACCGGAGGGCGCTGCTTcccagggaggcggcggcggtggtgatgccgacgacgtcgacggcggaggacgcggcggtggtggggatgGCCGGAGTAGAGGGAGAGCTGCcggtcgtcgccgacgaggcggcggcggcggcggcgaggcggatggACATGCAGACGACGCAGGACTACCCGAGCTCCGGCGCCAACAGCCGCCACGATCCGAGGAACCCGCATTGA
- the LOC127782432 gene encoding glucosidase 2 subunit beta isoform X1 yields the protein MGLQALLLLLLLRISASAAASRPPLDTLGIPPQDEAYFRGGVIRCRDGSGRFARDKLNDDFCDCPDGTDEPGTSACPEGKFYCQNAGHSPITIFSSRVNDGICDCCDGSDEYDSNVTCKNTCWEAGKAARDKLKKKVATYKSGVVIRNQEIQKAKVAFAKDEAELAKLKGEEKILQGLVDKLTEQKKLIEKAEEEERLRKEKEEKRMKEEAEKQAADEKKASDASQEVDSQENHETVQEDESKVAEHHDGHAMSHDNHTPESESSVEQHDPESQDDISIKAAPADESPPEETSAAPTKEQESTPADSEGLSREELGRLVASRWTGEKVDEVSKDDKNEHEAEHDMPEHSEETHEDESDVPESAEDSYAGYHSEVEDDRHKYDDEDFSHESDDEYVDDHDDHVASYKSDDDQKGDDHSDFTASGQASWLDKIQQTVQNVLRTFNFFKTPVDLSEASRVRKEYDDASSKLSKIQSRISTLTDKLKHDFGKEKEFYYFYDQCFESKEGKYVYKVCPFKKASQVEGHSTTSLGRWDKFEESYRVMQFSNGDRCWNGPDRSLKVRLRCGLNNELNGVDEPSRCEYVAVLSTPALCDEQKLKELEQKLEASSNQRDHDEL from the exons aTGGGGCTCcaggcgctcctcctcctcctcctcctccggatcTCCGCCTCCGCAGCCGCCTCCAGGCCGCCGCTCGACACCCTCGGCATCCCGCCGCAAG aCGAGGCGTACTTCAGGGGCGGCGTGATCAGGTGCAGGGACGGATCGGGGAGGTTCGCCAGGGACAAGCTCAACGACGACTTCTGCGACTGCCCCGACGGCACCGACGAGCCAG GGACATCGGCGTGCCCGGAGGGGAAGTTCTACTGCCAGAATGCTGGGCATTCTCCCATCACGATCTTCTCGTCGCGAGTGAATGATGGTATCTGTG ATTGCTGCGACGGGAGTGATGAGTATGATAGCAATGTCACTTGCAAGAATACGTGCTGGGAGGCTGGTAAAGCGGCAAGGGAtaaattgaagaaaaaagtagCTACATATAAAAGCGGAGTTGTTATTCGAAATCAGGAAATTCAAAAGGCAAAAGTGGCATTTGCTAAAGACGAGGCAGAGCTAGCGAAACTGAAGGGTGAAGAGAAAATACTACAAGGCCTTGTTGACAAGCTCACAG AACAAAAGAAATTGATAGAGAAGGCAGAGGAAGAGGAACgcttaagaaaagaaaaggaagaaaagaggaTGAAGGAAGAAGCCGAAAAGCAAGCTGCTGATGAAAAGAAAGCGTCAGATGCCTCTCAGGAGGTAGATTCTCAGGAAAATCATGAAACTGTGCAAGAAGATGAGAGCAAG GTAGCTGAACATCATGATGGACATGCCATGAGCCATGACAATCACACACCAGAAAGCGAGTCATCTGTTGAGCAG CATGATCCTGAAAGCCAAGATGACATTAGCATAAAAGCCGCACCTGCTGATGAATCACCACCAGAGGAGACATCTGCAGCACCTACTAAAGAGCAG GAATCCACTCCTGCTGACTCAGAAGGTTTATCAAGAGAGGAGTTAGGTCGTCTGGTAGCTTCCAGATGGACTGGAGAAAAGGTTGATGAGGTCAGTAAAGATGATAAAAACGAGCATGAAGCTGAGCATGATATGCCAGAACATTCAGAAGAAACACATGAAGATGAATCAGATGTACCAGAATCTGCTGAAGACAGCTATGCTGGTTACCATTCAGAAGTTGAGGATGACAGACATAAATATGATGATGAAGACTTCTCACATGAATCAGATGATGAATATGTCGATGATCATGATGATCATGTTGCGTCATACAAGTCTGATGATGATCAGAAAGGTGATGACCATTCAG ATTTCACTGCCTCTGGGCAAGCATCATGGCTGGATAAAATTCAGCAAACTGTACAGAATGTTTTACGAACATTCAACTTTTTCAAGACCCCTGTGGATTTATCTG AGGCTTCTCGTGTTCGGAAGGAGTATGATGATGCAAGCTCAAAGCTGTCCAAGATTCAGTCTAGGATATCTACTCTGACAGATAAGCTAAAACACGACTTTG GTAAGGAGAAGGAGTTCTATTACTTTTATGATCAGTGCTTTGAGAGCAAGGAGGGCAA GTATGTTTACAAGGTATGTCCATTCAAGAAAGCTTCGCAGGTTGAAGGACATAGTACCACCAGCCTGGG GCGCTGGGACAAATTTGAAGAATCCTACAGAGTAATGCAATTTTCAAATGGAGACAGATGCTGGAATGGCCCTGACCGAAGTCTAAAG GTTAGGCTTCGATGCGGGCTGAACAATGAACTTAATGGTGTCGATGAGCCTAGTAGATGCGA GTATGTGGCTGTATTATCGACTCCAGCGCTTTGCGATGAACAAAAACTGAAG GAATTGGAACAGAAGCTCGAGGCATCTTCGAACCAGCGTGACCATGATGAACTCTAA
- the LOC127782432 gene encoding glucosidase 2 subunit beta isoform X2: protein MGLQALLLLLLLRISASAAASRPPLDTLGIPPQDEAYFRGGVIRCRDGSGRFARDKLNDDFCDCPDGTDEPGTSACPEGKFYCQNAGHSPITIFSSRVNDGICDCCDGSDEYDSNVTCKNTCWEAGKAARDKLKKKVATYKSGVVIRNQEIQKAKVAFAKDEAELAKLKGEEKILQGLVDKLTEQKKLIEKAEEEERLRKEKEEKRMKEEAEKQAADEKKASDASQEVDSQENHETVQEDESKVAEHHDGHAMSHDNHTPESESSVEQHDPESQDDISIKAAPADESPPEETSAAPTKEQESTPADSEGLSREELGRLVASRWTGEKVDEVSKDDKNEHEAEHDMPEHSEETHEDESDVPESAEDSYAGYHSEVEDDRHKYDDEDFSHESDDEYVDDHDDHVASYKSDDDQKGDDHSDFTASGQASWLDKIQQTVQNVLRTFNFFKTPVDLSEASRVRKEYDDASSKLSKIQSRISTLTDKLKHDFGKEKEFYYFYDQCFESKEGKYVYKVCPFKKASQVEGHSTTSLGRWDKFEESYRVMQFSNGDRCWNGPDRSLKVRLRCGLNNELNGVDEPSRCEYVDFSTYTFHLFLKMHITL, encoded by the exons aTGGGGCTCcaggcgctcctcctcctcctcctcctccggatcTCCGCCTCCGCAGCCGCCTCCAGGCCGCCGCTCGACACCCTCGGCATCCCGCCGCAAG aCGAGGCGTACTTCAGGGGCGGCGTGATCAGGTGCAGGGACGGATCGGGGAGGTTCGCCAGGGACAAGCTCAACGACGACTTCTGCGACTGCCCCGACGGCACCGACGAGCCAG GGACATCGGCGTGCCCGGAGGGGAAGTTCTACTGCCAGAATGCTGGGCATTCTCCCATCACGATCTTCTCGTCGCGAGTGAATGATGGTATCTGTG ATTGCTGCGACGGGAGTGATGAGTATGATAGCAATGTCACTTGCAAGAATACGTGCTGGGAGGCTGGTAAAGCGGCAAGGGAtaaattgaagaaaaaagtagCTACATATAAAAGCGGAGTTGTTATTCGAAATCAGGAAATTCAAAAGGCAAAAGTGGCATTTGCTAAAGACGAGGCAGAGCTAGCGAAACTGAAGGGTGAAGAGAAAATACTACAAGGCCTTGTTGACAAGCTCACAG AACAAAAGAAATTGATAGAGAAGGCAGAGGAAGAGGAACgcttaagaaaagaaaaggaagaaaagaggaTGAAGGAAGAAGCCGAAAAGCAAGCTGCTGATGAAAAGAAAGCGTCAGATGCCTCTCAGGAGGTAGATTCTCAGGAAAATCATGAAACTGTGCAAGAAGATGAGAGCAAG GTAGCTGAACATCATGATGGACATGCCATGAGCCATGACAATCACACACCAGAAAGCGAGTCATCTGTTGAGCAG CATGATCCTGAAAGCCAAGATGACATTAGCATAAAAGCCGCACCTGCTGATGAATCACCACCAGAGGAGACATCTGCAGCACCTACTAAAGAGCAG GAATCCACTCCTGCTGACTCAGAAGGTTTATCAAGAGAGGAGTTAGGTCGTCTGGTAGCTTCCAGATGGACTGGAGAAAAGGTTGATGAGGTCAGTAAAGATGATAAAAACGAGCATGAAGCTGAGCATGATATGCCAGAACATTCAGAAGAAACACATGAAGATGAATCAGATGTACCAGAATCTGCTGAAGACAGCTATGCTGGTTACCATTCAGAAGTTGAGGATGACAGACATAAATATGATGATGAAGACTTCTCACATGAATCAGATGATGAATATGTCGATGATCATGATGATCATGTTGCGTCATACAAGTCTGATGATGATCAGAAAGGTGATGACCATTCAG ATTTCACTGCCTCTGGGCAAGCATCATGGCTGGATAAAATTCAGCAAACTGTACAGAATGTTTTACGAACATTCAACTTTTTCAAGACCCCTGTGGATTTATCTG AGGCTTCTCGTGTTCGGAAGGAGTATGATGATGCAAGCTCAAAGCTGTCCAAGATTCAGTCTAGGATATCTACTCTGACAGATAAGCTAAAACACGACTTTG GTAAGGAGAAGGAGTTCTATTACTTTTATGATCAGTGCTTTGAGAGCAAGGAGGGCAA GTATGTTTACAAGGTATGTCCATTCAAGAAAGCTTCGCAGGTTGAAGGACATAGTACCACCAGCCTGGG GCGCTGGGACAAATTTGAAGAATCCTACAGAGTAATGCAATTTTCAAATGGAGACAGATGCTGGAATGGCCCTGACCGAAGTCTAAAG GTTAGGCTTCGATGCGGGCTGAACAATGAACTTAATGGTGTCGATGAGCCTAGTAGATGCGAGTATGTTGATTTCTCTACATACACCTTCCACCTTTTCCTGAAAATGCACATTACTCTTTAA